In Tsukamurella tyrosinosolvens, the genomic window ACGACATCACCCTTGCGGCGTCCGACATGATGATTGCCCCCGCGAGCGGGCCCACGCACCGCCGCCGTCGGTATCGGCGCAGCTCGCCATCGCACATCCATCTTTCGGCCTCCCGAGAAGTCGAACCCATCCACCCGCTCCTACTACGCACCATAGTAGCTCCGTCGGGTGGAAGCGGCGGCGACTTCGCACCCCGGCCGTGGCACGGCGCACGCGTTGTTTCCAGCTCACCGCGTCCCGGAGTCGACCTCCCACCGGTGCTGGTCGGCGCCGCGTCGTCGGGGCGCATGCTCGTCGGGCGCACCCGATCGTCGTCGGTGTCAGGTCGATCACGCCGGCAAGAGACAGTCCCCGTCTGGCGCCATGGTGTGGTTCGCCCCGAATCCGTCAGGAAATCTCCGGTTCAAGGATCCAGCACACCCCGGCGTCCTGCGCGGGGCCGCCGCGTTGGGCGCGGTCGAGCAGCGAGGTCAGTGTTCCCTCCAGCGACCGCAGTTCCTGCAGGGTGTTGTGGACGTGGGCGAGTCGTTCGGTGAGCAATCTGACCACTTGGTCACAGGGGGTGAGTCCCTGGTCGTGGAGGTTCAGGATTTCGCGGACCTCGCGCAGTGTCAGGCCTGCCGCTTGGGCGCTGCGGATGAAGTGGAGTCGTTCGATCGATTCCGGTTCGTAGTCACGGTACCCGGATGTGGTGCGGGCCGGTTCCGGGAGTAGCCCACTGTGTTCGTAGAACCGCAGTGTCTTGGTTGCGATGCCACTCTGACGGGCGAGTTCGCCGATCTTCATCACGCCTCCTTGACCTTCCACCTTACTGGAAGGTTCACGATGGGTGGTGCCCGGGCGATGCGGTGAT contains:
- a CDS encoding heavy metal-responsive transcriptional regulator gives rise to the protein MKIGELARQSGIATKTLRFYEHSGLLPEPARTTSGYRDYEPESIERLHFIRSAQAAGLTLREVREILNLHDQGLTPCDQVVRLLTERLAHVHNTLQELRSLEGTLTSLLDRAQRGGPAQDAGVCWILEPEIS